A single window of Rhodamnia argentea isolate NSW1041297 chromosome 5, ASM2092103v1, whole genome shotgun sequence DNA harbors:
- the LOC115747436 gene encoding probable protein phosphatase 2C 27 isoform X2, translating to MLVSLGGSANAIAQFVPLSKTRRLVFNFPSMRVNSCFEENMAPESDHPCPPSSFEANYEKGNLVLTAEEKGEAQMNLRQLTIGKPPRHCMSSSQLSSASELELDIRVVTVRPSSDEDPPFVPVFRSGSCSDIGPKQSMEDEHICIDNLREHLGAAAEFPCPGAFYGVFDGHGGTDAASFVRENILRFIVEDTHFPDCAKKAIKSAFLKADSAFANVGSFDSSSGTTVLTALIRGRTMLIANAGDCRAVLGKRGKAIELSKDHKPDSTSERLRIEELGGVVYDGYLNGDLSVARAIGDWHMKGREGSSSPLTAEPELQEMVLCEEDEFLILGCDGLWDVMSSQCAVTIVRKELMIHNDPERCSRELIREALNRETCDNLTVVVVCFSPDPPPRLEMPKFKKSISVEGISLLQDALDNNM from the exons ATGCTAGTTTCGTTGGGGGGTTCTGCTAATGCAATTGCACAATTTGTTCCTCTGTCTAAGACAAGAAGACTTGTTTTTAACTTCCCATCCATGAGAGTGAATTCATGTTTTGAGGAGAATATGGCTCCAGAGAGCGATCACCCGTGTCCACCTTCGTCGTTCGAAGCTAATTATGAAAAGGGAAATTTGGTGCTAACAGCTGAAGAAAAGGGGGAGGCTCAGATGAACCTGAGGCAACTGACGATCGGAAAACCTCCTAGACACTGCATGAGCTCCTCCCAGTTGTCTTCTGCCAGTGAATTG GAATTGGATATCAGAGTAGTTACTGTAAGGCCATCATCAGATGAAGATCCTCCTTTTGTACCGGTATTCCGCTCTGGAAGCTGTTCTGACATTGGGCCAAAGCAATCTATGGAGGATGAGCACATCTGTATAGACAACCTTCGCGAACATTTAGGTGCAGCTGCAGAATTTCCTTGTCCTGGAGCCTTCTATGGG GTGTTTGATGGCCATGGTGGTACCGATGCAGCTTCATTTGTCCGAGAGAACATTCTGAGGTTTATAGTCGAGGACACCCATTTCCCTGACTGTGCGAAGAAGGCTATCAAGAGTGCTTTCTTGAAAGCTGATAGCGCATTTGCCAATGTAGGTTCTTTCGACAGTTCCTCTGGTACCACTGTTTTGACAGCCCTTATTCGTGGAAG gACAATGCTAATAGCTAATGCAGGGGACTGCAGGGCAGTGTTGGGGAAGCGTGGAAAGGCAATTGAGCTGTCCAAAGACCATAAACCCGATTCTACATCAGAGCGGCTCAGAATCGAGGAACTCGGTGGTGTTGTTTATGATGGTTATCTGAATGGTGATCTGTCTGTTGCACGGGCTATTGGAGACTGGCACATGAAAGGCCGTGAAGGCTCATCTTCTCCTTTGACTGCAGAGCCGGAGCTGCAGGAGATGGTGCTCTGTGAAGAGGACGAGTTCCTGATTCTCGGCTGTGATGGCTTGTGGGATGTGATGAGCAGCCAATGTGCTGTCACAATTGTGAGGAAGGAGCTAATGATTCACAACGATCCTGAGAGGTGCTCGAGGGAATTAATTCGAGAGGCACTTAATCGGGAAACGTGTGATAATCTGACGGTTGTAGTTGTATGTTTTTCCCCCGATCCACCGCCCCGGCTTGAGATGCCAAAGTTCAAGAAAAGTATATCAGTGGAAGGTATATCTCTTCTTCAGGATGCATTGGATAATAATATGTGA
- the LOC115747436 gene encoding probable protein phosphatase 2C 27 isoform X1, protein MVIYASEFNCSRSCVWSCGLCFIGLVCRPYIRGIVAVKGLVFNFPSMRVNSCFEENMAPESDHPCPPSSFEANYEKGNLVLTAEEKGEAQMNLRQLTIGKPPRHCMSSSQLSSASELELDIRVVTVRPSSDEDPPFVPVFRSGSCSDIGPKQSMEDEHICIDNLREHLGAAAEFPCPGAFYGVFDGHGGTDAASFVRENILRFIVEDTHFPDCAKKAIKSAFLKADSAFANVGSFDSSSGTTVLTALIRGRTMLIANAGDCRAVLGKRGKAIELSKDHKPDSTSERLRIEELGGVVYDGYLNGDLSVARAIGDWHMKGREGSSSPLTAEPELQEMVLCEEDEFLILGCDGLWDVMSSQCAVTIVRKELMIHNDPERCSRELIREALNRETCDNLTVVVVCFSPDPPPRLEMPKFKKSISVEGISLLQDALDNNM, encoded by the exons ATGGTGATCTATGCATCTGAGTTTAACTGCTCTCGTTCTTGTGTTTGGAGTTGTGGTCTTTGCTTCATTGGGTTG GTTTGTCGGCCATATATTCGAGGAATTGTCGCCGTGAAGGG ACTTGTTTTTAACTTCCCATCCATGAGAGTGAATTCATGTTTTGAGGAGAATATGGCTCCAGAGAGCGATCACCCGTGTCCACCTTCGTCGTTCGAAGCTAATTATGAAAAGGGAAATTTGGTGCTAACAGCTGAAGAAAAGGGGGAGGCTCAGATGAACCTGAGGCAACTGACGATCGGAAAACCTCCTAGACACTGCATGAGCTCCTCCCAGTTGTCTTCTGCCAGTGAATTG GAATTGGATATCAGAGTAGTTACTGTAAGGCCATCATCAGATGAAGATCCTCCTTTTGTACCGGTATTCCGCTCTGGAAGCTGTTCTGACATTGGGCCAAAGCAATCTATGGAGGATGAGCACATCTGTATAGACAACCTTCGCGAACATTTAGGTGCAGCTGCAGAATTTCCTTGTCCTGGAGCCTTCTATGGG GTGTTTGATGGCCATGGTGGTACCGATGCAGCTTCATTTGTCCGAGAGAACATTCTGAGGTTTATAGTCGAGGACACCCATTTCCCTGACTGTGCGAAGAAGGCTATCAAGAGTGCTTTCTTGAAAGCTGATAGCGCATTTGCCAATGTAGGTTCTTTCGACAGTTCCTCTGGTACCACTGTTTTGACAGCCCTTATTCGTGGAAG gACAATGCTAATAGCTAATGCAGGGGACTGCAGGGCAGTGTTGGGGAAGCGTGGAAAGGCAATTGAGCTGTCCAAAGACCATAAACCCGATTCTACATCAGAGCGGCTCAGAATCGAGGAACTCGGTGGTGTTGTTTATGATGGTTATCTGAATGGTGATCTGTCTGTTGCACGGGCTATTGGAGACTGGCACATGAAAGGCCGTGAAGGCTCATCTTCTCCTTTGACTGCAGAGCCGGAGCTGCAGGAGATGGTGCTCTGTGAAGAGGACGAGTTCCTGATTCTCGGCTGTGATGGCTTGTGGGATGTGATGAGCAGCCAATGTGCTGTCACAATTGTGAGGAAGGAGCTAATGATTCACAACGATCCTGAGAGGTGCTCGAGGGAATTAATTCGAGAGGCACTTAATCGGGAAACGTGTGATAATCTGACGGTTGTAGTTGTATGTTTTTCCCCCGATCCACCGCCCCGGCTTGAGATGCCAAAGTTCAAGAAAAGTATATCAGTGGAAGGTATATCTCTTCTTCAGGATGCATTGGATAATAATATGTGA
- the LOC115747436 gene encoding probable protein phosphatase 2C 27 isoform X3 codes for MRVNSCFEENMAPESDHPCPPSSFEANYEKGNLVLTAEEKGEAQMNLRQLTIGKPPRHCMSSSQLSSASELELDIRVVTVRPSSDEDPPFVPVFRSGSCSDIGPKQSMEDEHICIDNLREHLGAAAEFPCPGAFYGVFDGHGGTDAASFVRENILRFIVEDTHFPDCAKKAIKSAFLKADSAFANVGSFDSSSGTTVLTALIRGRTMLIANAGDCRAVLGKRGKAIELSKDHKPDSTSERLRIEELGGVVYDGYLNGDLSVARAIGDWHMKGREGSSSPLTAEPELQEMVLCEEDEFLILGCDGLWDVMSSQCAVTIVRKELMIHNDPERCSRELIREALNRETCDNLTVVVVCFSPDPPPRLEMPKFKKSISVEGISLLQDALDNNM; via the exons ATGAGAGTGAATTCATGTTTTGAGGAGAATATGGCTCCAGAGAGCGATCACCCGTGTCCACCTTCGTCGTTCGAAGCTAATTATGAAAAGGGAAATTTGGTGCTAACAGCTGAAGAAAAGGGGGAGGCTCAGATGAACCTGAGGCAACTGACGATCGGAAAACCTCCTAGACACTGCATGAGCTCCTCCCAGTTGTCTTCTGCCAGTGAATTG GAATTGGATATCAGAGTAGTTACTGTAAGGCCATCATCAGATGAAGATCCTCCTTTTGTACCGGTATTCCGCTCTGGAAGCTGTTCTGACATTGGGCCAAAGCAATCTATGGAGGATGAGCACATCTGTATAGACAACCTTCGCGAACATTTAGGTGCAGCTGCAGAATTTCCTTGTCCTGGAGCCTTCTATGGG GTGTTTGATGGCCATGGTGGTACCGATGCAGCTTCATTTGTCCGAGAGAACATTCTGAGGTTTATAGTCGAGGACACCCATTTCCCTGACTGTGCGAAGAAGGCTATCAAGAGTGCTTTCTTGAAAGCTGATAGCGCATTTGCCAATGTAGGTTCTTTCGACAGTTCCTCTGGTACCACTGTTTTGACAGCCCTTATTCGTGGAAG gACAATGCTAATAGCTAATGCAGGGGACTGCAGGGCAGTGTTGGGGAAGCGTGGAAAGGCAATTGAGCTGTCCAAAGACCATAAACCCGATTCTACATCAGAGCGGCTCAGAATCGAGGAACTCGGTGGTGTTGTTTATGATGGTTATCTGAATGGTGATCTGTCTGTTGCACGGGCTATTGGAGACTGGCACATGAAAGGCCGTGAAGGCTCATCTTCTCCTTTGACTGCAGAGCCGGAGCTGCAGGAGATGGTGCTCTGTGAAGAGGACGAGTTCCTGATTCTCGGCTGTGATGGCTTGTGGGATGTGATGAGCAGCCAATGTGCTGTCACAATTGTGAGGAAGGAGCTAATGATTCACAACGATCCTGAGAGGTGCTCGAGGGAATTAATTCGAGAGGCACTTAATCGGGAAACGTGTGATAATCTGACGGTTGTAGTTGTATGTTTTTCCCCCGATCCACCGCCCCGGCTTGAGATGCCAAAGTTCAAGAAAAGTATATCAGTGGAAGGTATATCTCTTCTTCAGGATGCATTGGATAATAATATGTGA
- the LOC115747438 gene encoding zinc transporter 5: MMSPKQTSEDRGSPQFGHTSLQIIHILGNFLRIWSVYSMYRYLTQTGASVVLFIFCCLVPATILFLLLQKPWKGRPLSNTQVVPSVINGAITAFYFVLWGKGLKLCGPLRALMAEYSGAVLGVLSAALYGQRQHLWKKVGGLVAMLASFYLLSQGWAMASYFPIKFGEDPDADVQTEHNLGMKEMILPIFAGILSALRRVIARRVSLKNLYKRRLHAITVASATCFLFPVAMWDMIIGSDSAGSKDLPFSTWAFFSTITFGIILIFYIDNIAEERLHMVFSSPRHLMVAGGCIITMEIVYQMDFSLMGFLICALILGFGIYAATSLQRPRGDSLQRSGHSDGILGEQVQMSPLPT; encoded by the exons ATGATGTCGCCGAAGCAAACCTCTGAAGATCGAGGATCGCCTCAGTTTGG GCACACTTCCTTGCAGATAATCCATATATTGGGCAACTTTTTGAGAATATGGTCGGTCTACTCAATGTACCGTTACTTGACTCAGACGGGAGCATCAGTTGTGCTCTTTATCTTCTGTTGTCTGGTCCCTGCAACAATCCTGTTTTTACTCCTGCAGAAGCCTTGGAAGGGTAGACCACTCTCTAATACTCAG GTCGTTCCTTCTGTGATAAATGGTGCCATAACAGCTTTCTACTTTGTTTTATGGGGAAAGGGCTTGAAATTATGTGGACCACTTAG AGCTTTAATGGCGGAGTATTCCGGTGCTGTTCTTGGGGTCTTATCTGCTGCACTCTATGGACAAAGACAGCACTTATGGAAAAAG GTTGGCGGGTTGGTGGCAATGTTGGCGTCTTTCTACCTGTTATCGCAAGGATGGGCTATGGCCTCATACTTTCCAATAA AGTTTGGAGAGGACCCTGATGCTGACGTTCAGACAGAACACAATCTGGGTATGAAAGAGATGATACTTCCAATCTTTGCTGGAATCCTGTCAGCATTGAGGAGAGTGATTGCACGACGAGTCTCACTCAAG AATCTATATAAAAGAAGACTCCATGCAATAACAGTTGCTTCTGCGACATGTTTTCTGTTTCCTGTGGCCATGTGGGATATGATCATT GGATCGGATTCTGCTGGCAGCAAGGATTTACCATTTTCAACATGGGCTTTTTTTAGCACCATTACTTTTGGGATTATCTTGATCTTTTACATTGACAATATTGCGGAGGAGAG ATTGCACATGGTTTTTTCTTCTCCGCGTCATCTGATGGTAGCTGGTGGATGTATCATAACAATGGAGATTGTTTACCAAATGGACTTTTCTCTTATGGGTTTTCTAATTTGTGCCTTAATACTAGGCTTTG GGATATATGCAGCAACTTCTTTACAGCGTCCTAGGGGAGATTCTCTCCAAAGATCGGGCCATTCCGATGGCATTTTGGGGGAACAAGTACAGATGTCCCCGCTTCCAACTTGA